Part of the Benincasa hispida cultivar B227 chromosome 12, ASM972705v1, whole genome shotgun sequence genome is shown below.
aaattttatgggttgagttggttcatgggtttcgaaccaacccgaatttattattaactttaaaatatatatatatatttttgttactaataacacaattatttatacatatattgattttaattttatttaattccaatattttttgaataatttatttttgaacaactcttaaaagtagtttttttgcacaaagaaaattttcattatataaattgaaattgagttgttaatcttaatttaatatatgaaaataattaaattagatttttacatatttatattttgcttctttttagaacaaaattttaaataaatgacctgaTTATCCCGAATTAACCcaacctaaatatttcatggttgggttgggttagattcattttttaatatggGTTATTTGGGTTAAGAAATTTACCATCCGAATAATTGAGTTGAGTCTaaaaaaagtctttcaacccaacctaatCTAGAACACtcctataattaattaaggttcaaataaattttcttaGCACAACAAATATGAGGtatgaaaattaaatgtcaattaACAAAATACCTCAAAGTAGTatttttgaacatttaaaagtttcaaaaatactctttaattcctaaaaagagaaaaaaaaaaactcttatcaTTAGTTTTTGATAGTCACTCAGTGTTTTGTgttaaaaatactcttaaactttcaaaagtttaaaaaataagcttaaaaaacaatttaaaaagtatattgTTATGGTATAAACCGAAACAATtaatatttatgaataaaaataattaataccTTTTAATCATTAGTTTTTGATAGTCATTCAGTGTTTTGtgttaaaaatatccttaaactttaaaaagtttaaaaaataagcttaaaaaacaatttaaaaagtatattgTTACGGTATAAACTGAAACAATtaatatttatgaataaaaataattaataccttttaaactttcaaaaatttcaaaaatattattattatttatttgtaatttttaaaatgataaatatattattacCGAATGAATATAAACCATTaacatttatgaaattaataccCGAGATTAAAATGAGTAATTTGGTGCAGGTATGGGGCCGATGGTAATAGAGGGAAGGACATGCGAATCTCCGAGCCAACACTTCAAGGGGCTGTGCTTCAGTAAAAACAACTGTGGCCATGTCTGTAAAACGGAGGGCTTCCACGGCGGCCATTGCAGGGGCTTCCGCCGCCGCTGCTTCTGCACGAAGCACTGCGTTTGAATTGAATGATCTCAAATCAGTTGTCTATCAGTAAAAGTAGACACTCATGGGAGCTTTTTGGGCGTGCGTTTAAACCAATAAAATTGGCCCTCTTTTGTCTGTCATTGTTTTCGTTTTTAAACTTTTGCCTTTCTTTGTTGTCTAACTGTAAGCTTTGCTTTCCATTTGCTTTGGTAATGGTTTGAGTTAATGTAATGTTTATTCATATTATTGGTCTATTTATTTGAGATGTATGGTttctttgagatttttttttttttttttttttttttttttttaaaaaaaaaaaaaaaacaaagtggCTCACTAAGTTATTCAACTAAGTGAATTGCCTTGATAAGTcttacattatataatataaaaaaaaagtacccACTTGCTTTGGAAAGTTGATAATTATTCGGACCTTTCGCAAATGTTTCATAACTATCTTTgagtagaaatattttaggatttcaaataaaaattgggACTTAAAATAATGTGGAAGGTGACCTAAAATATAAACTTGGATTATCGTACCTTTTCAGATCTCAATTTTCGACGAAAATTTTAAAGGATTTCTACTCCAAATATAGTTTTGAAACTACTATGAAAGAGGAATAGTATTGAAAATTTAACTATAGttgatatttttgaaacaaaagacaaagtttagaggtattttttataattaaacattttgttagttcaaataaagtgaaaattggatttttttttttctttcttttgacaATTAAGGGAGATTCTAGTTTTTTACTTACAAATTTTAGAAAGCAAAAGGTTGATTTATTAATGTCGGCCTTGATTTCTAGGATTTAAAACCTTTCAATTTAGGTTAGATAATTGGGGCTTAATTCCAATTTGGTCCTTGTCAAGataatattttgtttctttggacgaatgaacaaaataaaattacctTTTCAAAAAGTAACCAAAGTAGTTTCCACTTATAAGAATGACCAAAACACTCCAATAgttcattaaaatataaaagaaaatgataagTATATCCCTATTAAATCCCTATATTCTTAgtgtatttaaaaacaaaatctattgaataaaacaaaatctTATTATCTAACCACTTAATtctaaaaattactaaaaaatcTTCCTAAAATCTATTAAAAAGCTTCCTAAACCTTCCTTATTGATCACGAAAAAAAAATcccttcaattaaaaaaaaaaattagtaagatctaatgtataaaaaaattgaatattcaAATGAAAGTAGAATAAATGCAAATACATATCCATAATTGTAAATACacagtattcaaattaacaaaaaaaaaaaaaaaaagaaaaaaaacttttatccAACAATTATCATCCTATAGCACATCATCCAAATCATAAGAAATTAATAACTAGCATTTTGTGCCATAACATGGTGAATTCTATTCCAAACCCAAAAACCttccaatctcaatttttttattatgtcaCATACACCCGTTTCTTAATGAAGTTCCAAAACTCATcatctcaaaataaaattgaCGGAAATCATAAGCTTCAtccatgaattttttttcattaccaATCCGctctcaacaaaaaaaaaaaaaccattcatTTACCTGAAATTTTTGACAAGCTCTTTTGATATTTACTCATGATTATTTTTCCTTGCAAATATACTCTTAGCCAACACAACCAATACCTTATATTCAGAATCACCATTAGATGAAGTCTCACTAAGCCTAAAAAAACAATACTAAGCAATTTAAATCCTGGTTGGACTGAACCACACAAATACCTTGTAATATCTAAAATCTTTATCAAATTGAGTATGCAAATATGTCtatatactaaaaaataaaatcttaactTGAGTCACACAAAATACTTTGTACTAACTTGACCAGAAAACAACTTCGGGAAATAAAATTATGCACAAAATACCTTGTACTTGAAGACAATTGCCCTCCATCTTCAATAATCTTTGATCGAAGACCATCGTTATGCTAATATAGTTGTCATGACATGTACAAAGCCAAACAGATGCTTTTATATCTGAGAGATTGGAATCAACATCCACTATTGAACAACAAAGTCTACAATCACTTCAAAATTGCCAATCCTTTATCTGAATGGAAACCTTTGATTTCTCAAATGTTTTTTCTCAATTCCTTCAAAGTCATCACTATTTTTTCTTCACCCTCACAAAttacttcctttttctttctctaagAAGTTTACCATTCTCCATCTCGTCATTGTATATAATCTTCCAAATATGATCTTTTTCCAGTTTCTTCGATTGGATTGCCTTCAATAATTTTCCACCCTTTGTTTCTTTTAGATGAACTCCTCAAATCGTATAAATTAATGTGTAGAGATTTATGGAAATCTAATTAGAATCTAAGAGAGAGAATTGAGAAAATCATTAGAAAGTCGATATCGAATTTAAAGCATAAATCTTTGAAAGGTAGATAGCATAAAAATggagagatttttttaaagatgagGGAGAGATGAGTTTTAAAGACTAGGgcaaaattggaaaactaaGTAGGGAGATGGGTCTCCCCATAACATATTTGgtcataaatcaatttagaaaatgaCTACTCATGCAACTCAACTCCCCTTCTACCCATTCTATGCAATTTCTCTAATATTTTTAGTAAGGTTTTTCTAATGCATCACAAATTATCCATTTGCCCTTTTTACCATCCAAAAATCAACCATTTCTCTCACAACTTTTTTTGCATTAAACTCTAATGTGAttggtcaaataaaaaaaaaatactaattaacatttttttttacagtaTCGCAAGTGGGACATCAAACCTCTAACACCAAGATCAATAGTACAAACTTTGTACCAATTAAACTATGTTCATTTCAATAAATACCAATTAACTAATCACTTTAACAGAGAacatttacatattcaataggTAAGAATTTGTAATGGTAGAAAATAATTTGTGAGGTTGTGGAATATACTGACTGgtaaaagttaaattaaaactaaactcAAACTATAGGAACAAATTGGGAActtacaaagaaaagaaaaactactTACAAATAGTATATCTCTTGGGCatcatgaaattttttttcactCCAGTGCTTTATACCAAACCAGTGTCAATCAGTTTAAACAAAGCCTGATTTTCCAGCATAATGACCTTGCAACCATTTTGCTTGCACTTGCAACCCAGCATCCATCAAAGCATTCAAGGCTGACCTATACAGCCTCCCATCCAACCGTGTTCCTTCTAACTTCATGTCCCTAAGAAGCTTCACCAGTTCATCAACCCGACTTGTCTTCGAGAACACGCCAACCATGATTCCCGCCATCGCCTTATCGATAGTGCCCCCGTTCATCCGAAACTCAAGGTAATATTGTTCGCACGTCTCGAATTCTGATGCCTTGGCATAAGCACTTATGATACTTGTATAACTAACCTTATCAGGTGCTATCTTTTTGCGCTTCATTTCCTTCCATAGCTTCTCAACTTGCTTCAAATTCTTAGCCTTCCCATGCATTTCCATCAAGATGTTGTAAATCCAAACATTTGGCTGACACCCTCTTTCTTTCATCTTTGCTAACAATCTCATTGCATCCTTCAACCTCCCCGTCTTTCCATACATTGATATCAAGCTAGAGTAAGCAACTACACATTTGTCAAACCCTTTCTCCTCCATTTCTCCAAACATGTCCTCTGCTTTCGAGTAGAGTCCGACACGGCAGTAGGCATTGATTGCCGAGGCATAAGTCACTTGTCCCGGCTCGCATCCGTCTTCGATCAGCTTCTCGTAAACCTTAACTGCAGCATTATAGCCCCTTCTCGTGGCGTAACCATTGACAATTGCACAGAAAATACAGTCGGACACTCCAATTTTAAAGTCCTTCATCACTTGAACAAGCTCAAGTGCTTTCTCTAATGACCCTTGTTGAATATACATCAATATGAGCTTTAGAAACATTGCAGGGTCTCTCAACAACTTCTTGGCTTTTGCCTCATTGTAAAGATCTTCAGCTAATTTAACTTCCTGGATGCTAGCAAAAGTAGATATCAAAGCAGAGTAAATGGTGTAGTCTTCTACAATCCCTTTCTTCCTCATATCTCTAAAAAACTCAAGCGACTCAAAAACTCGCCCTGATTTCGCTAAGGACTCGCAAAGTATCCCATAAATTTTGGTCGAAAAGGGCGTAAAATCTGAAATCCTACTCTCAACTTCATTAAACAGCTCCATAACCCTCTCAGAATCCCCAAGTTTAAGATAAGCTTCCATTACCCTGCAACAACATCCAGAATCTGCTTCAATTCTTGCAGATTTCAACCGCTGAAAAACCAGAATAGTGCTTTTGTACATGTGAAGCTTATTGTAGCCTCTCATGGCAGCTTCAAAAGCAGCCGTAGCAACATCACTATCCTTTTCAAAAACCTCAAGCAGAGCCTTAACAACTTTAAATTTTCTACCTCTAACACAACTACTAACCAATCTAGAACAAGTATCTCTATCAGGGCAAACACTATAATCCACAAAATCCCTAGAAACTAACAAAATCAGATCCCACTTCTTCAATCGAACTAAGTACCTGATTAGATGCCGCAATGTCGATTTCTCAGGTCTAAACCCTGCCTTCTCCTTCGCTTTCACATAGTACTCATAGATCAAATCCTCGCTTCCTGGGTTTTGCGACAACCCACATAAGAAATCATTCAAATCTTCAACGGTGGGCAACGAGGGAAGTTGAATATCTTGAAGATTAGAGTCCAAATGGATGTCGGGTAAGGCAATGGAGGATTGTTCTAAGATTGGGGAAGGGCAACCGGAGGACTTGAGATGAAGGGATCGAAGATTTGAAGTGGGAAGAGAGAAAAGGAAAGAGAGATTAGAGGTGGGGATGAAATTGATGAGATGGGATTTTCTGAAAGAGGTTGATGGAGGCAGTGACCAGTCGGGAGAGCCAGTGACGGCCATGAGAGATAAGGTCCAAAGGACAGGGGAAGAAGATTACAGCGCCATTGCCACATAATATATAGCTTATCGTTAAAGAAATTGGCTTCAGCATCTTGTCAGCCACTGAATTTGTGCCATGTAAGCATTGTGTTTCCTCCATGAAAACCGCCAAGATTCTTGTGATACATAATATAATCATTAATAATAGTGAATACTTTCTCAAACTTTACCattcattttttatgttttaaatattcatttggtCCTTCATCTTCGTTTCTTAGTTCCTTTTGCTTGCTTAATGTTTATTCCTCACAGTTTGTCTCCACACACTATTTATTTCTCCgtacaaatatcaatttattctCTTAAACTTTGGAGTTATAGCAATTAAAATCATGAACccataattataaattttaaattttcgtaggtatatcaatttatacattGTTTACATGAGATTTTGACGAAGAAAATTTAATTCGTAGAAATGAActtgattttattaatttgatagtATAAGTGTCATTATCTCtaatttttattctttgatTATTTATCGAGAATGCATAAACTTTAATCCTCaggtttgttgatttttttatgattaGTCCATGGACTTATTGATCTTCAATGATTaatctttgggcttgatgatcatGAATAATTGatctttggacttgttgatcttctcggatgatcaacctttgggctagatgatcgacctttgggcttaatGATATTAAATCGGATAATCGACTTTAGAATTGTTAATTTGTTTGGATTGACCTCTGATTTATTGATCAATTGGATCAACCTTTGGTTTGTCAATTGTTTTGGATTGATCATTGGCTTGTTGATCGATTTGGATCTGCCTTTGGCTTACTGATCGATTTGGATTAATCTCTAGCTTGTTGATTGAGTTTGACCAACCCTTGGCTTGATGATCGACTTGGATTGGTCTTGGTTTGTTGATTGACTTGGATTGACTTTTGAACTTTTCTTGAGTTTAGAGAGATTGAATCTTCAATTGGTAGGTTATGAAGAGACGAACACTTTGTTGACGACTTCTAGTCTTTGAATCTTTCAAGTCTTGAATTTTGATACTTCGAAGTGAATGTCAATGATTCAGTGGATCTTTGAATTTTCCATCCATCAAATGAAGGATGGTTTCCTCCATTTATAAAGTTTTGGGAGACCTTACATGAGTTTGGGCTTAGTTGACTTTGGACTCAACTTTTGAGCTTagacttaatttaatttttttaatagacttttatttaaatttgacgAAGTTTGGGCTAACTTAGCTTCGAGCATGATCTCCATGTTGCAGAATTTGATTGGACGAGCTAACAAGTGACATCATTTGATTTACTAACTTCCATgtcctttaatttaatttgaggactttttaaaatttctaatcgATCAAATGTAgcaattttctcattttcaagTAAGGGAATGTTAAAAACTATTGTTTTCTTCACgaattaaaatcttaaaaaaacatTCTAAGGTTTACTTTTAAATAACTTGTTTAATCCTTATATTCTCGAATAATGGTCAGAAATAGCACATTTTACAAATAACACTCTTTTTGTTCATTTGTTTTAATGATTCATTTCGGTGTATCTCGATTGGGATTGATACGAAGACTAAAATAAAAAGTGACTACAATAAAAACTTTAACTTCCTAGCACATGTGAATCACCAACTTTGTGGGCTTTTTTGGTGGTCGACTAGTGCGACGACcagaattgaataaaaaatggaaagaaagaaGCGAAAGTTTTGTTAAATTATTCTTGTATTTTTCATAGTAAATTTTCCTTCGGGGATAAGGGATGACTTATTCTCATTTTTTCTCCCCAATTTGGTTTTCAATCATTCACACTAGATTAGGGATGATAACAAAGCGGGGCAGGGCCAGGGATGCACTCCCCATCCCCGTCCTTGTGGGATTTTTTATCCTCATCCCCACCCTATTTTCCATCTTGAGGAGTCGGGATTGGGGTTGAGGAATCACTGTTCGGGGATTTGGGTCTCGTGGAAAAAAATCTctgctttttattttcttatgtttattatttaaaattaattaaaaaattagtatttatattgaaattataaatattttaggtgagaagttaatattattattattatatttttttaaatgaataattaaaaaacattttggtatttgttgaatgagaaattttgacgAATCACGAGTTTCCACATCATCAATGAAAGCCCGAGTctattggaaaaattataagttggattAGACCAAGTAATTAAAGTCGCTCGGGCCCAACTAAATTCAAATCCATGGTGAAATTTTGGGTTAACTTAAAGATTAAACTCAAGCTCAGTATTTTGGCCCGACAACAAATGGGCCCAAGCCCAACTTTAGCCCAAACCCAATTTGGGCCCAATAAAGTAATTAGGCCCAAGCCCATATAAGACCCTCgagaaacctctataaatagaggtcttatctcttcatttgaggagaaggttggaagaattaAAGGTCAAAGCTCTCTGAAG
Proteins encoded:
- the LOC120067018 gene encoding pentatricopeptide repeat-containing protein At5g13770, chloroplastic isoform X2, encoding MAVTGSPDWSLPPSTSFRKSHLINFIPTSNLSFLFSLPTSNLRSLHLKSSGCPSPILEQSSIALPDIHLDSNLQDIQLPSLPTVEDLNDFLCGLSQNPGSEDLIYEYYVKAKEKAGFRPEKSTLRHLIRVMEAYLKLGDSERVMELFNEVESRISDFTPFSTKIYGILCESLAKSGRVFESLEFFRDMRKKGIVEDYTIYSALISTFASIQEVKLAEDLYNEAKAKKLLRDPAMFLKLILMYIQQGSLEKALELVQVMKDFKIGVSDCIFCAIVNGYATRRGYNAAVKVYEKLIEDGCEPGQVTYASAINAYCRVGLYSKAEDMFGEMEEKGFDKCVVAYSSLISMYGKTGRLKDAMRLLAKMKERGCQPNVWIYNILMEMHGKAKNLKQVEKLWKEMKRKKIAPDKVSYTSIISAYAKASEFETCEQYYLEFRMNGGTIDKAMAGIMVGVFSKTSRVDELVKLLRDMKLEGTRLDGRLYRSALNALMDAGLQVQAKWLQGHYAGKSGFV
- the LOC120067018 gene encoding pentatricopeptide repeat-containing protein At5g13770, chloroplastic isoform X1, translated to MAVTGSPDWSLPPSTSFRKSHLINFIPTSNLSFLFSLPTSNLRSLHLKSSGCPSPILEQSSIALPDIHLDSNLQDIQLPSLPTVEDLNDFLCGLSQNPGSEDLIYEYYVKAKEKAGFRPEKSTLRHLIRYLVRLKKWDLILLVSRDFVDYSVCPDRDTCSRLVSSCVRGRKFKVVKALLEVFEKDSDVATAAFEAAMRGYNKLHMYKSTILVFQRLKSARIEADSGCCCRVMEAYLKLGDSERVMELFNEVESRISDFTPFSTKIYGILCESLAKSGRVFESLEFFRDMRKKGIVEDYTIYSALISTFASIQEVKLAEDLYNEAKAKKLLRDPAMFLKLILMYIQQGSLEKALELVQVMKDFKIGVSDCIFCAIVNGYATRRGYNAAVKVYEKLIEDGCEPGQVTYASAINAYCRVGLYSKAEDMFGEMEEKGFDKCVVAYSSLISMYGKTGRLKDAMRLLAKMKERGCQPNVWIYNILMEMHGKAKNLKQVEKLWKEMKRKKIAPDKVSYTSIISAYAKASEFETCEQYYLEFRMNGGTIDKAMAGIMVGVFSKTSRVDELVKLLRDMKLEGTRLDGRLYRSALNALMDAGLQVQAKWLQGHYAGKSGFV